A genomic window from Thiomonas arsenitoxydans includes:
- a CDS encoding tyrosine-type recombinase/integrase has translation MSAATPMQEAVEHYLQDRRRLGFALTAPATELARFARYADTRDHRGPLTQELLLGWAREHVHRTSDVTAARRLEIVLPFAAHYRQFEPATEIPPRGILGRGHRRLAPHIYTDQEIIQLLDAAGRLTLTWPLRALTHRSLFGLIAAAGLRLSEALMLTLGDVDPQAAALTVRQTKFHKSRRLPLHSSTVQELELYRQARNRCQSTEDSAPFFVSHDGGYLPTRTVENVFRRLQPGLGWRARGDHPYPRIHDLRHTMAVRRLQRWRESGQSIDHAMFWLCTYLGHAKISDTYWYLSGIPELMDTIGARFERFVGVVEQGGE, from the coding sequence ATGAGTGCGGCAACACCCATGCAAGAGGCTGTGGAGCACTATCTCCAGGATCGCCGCCGCCTGGGCTTTGCGCTGACAGCTCCCGCCACCGAGCTCGCGCGATTTGCCCGGTACGCCGACACACGAGATCACCGAGGCCCACTCACGCAGGAGCTGCTGCTGGGTTGGGCACGGGAACATGTGCATCGGACCAGCGACGTGACTGCAGCACGCCGGCTGGAGATCGTGCTTCCATTCGCTGCGCATTACCGGCAGTTCGAGCCGGCCACGGAGATTCCTCCCAGGGGCATCCTTGGCCGTGGTCATCGGCGCCTGGCACCGCACATTTACACGGACCAGGAGATCATCCAGTTGCTCGACGCAGCCGGTCGACTCACCTTGACCTGGCCTCTTCGAGCGCTGACCCACCGCAGCCTGTTCGGGCTGATCGCAGCGGCCGGCCTCAGGCTGTCCGAAGCGTTGATGCTCACGCTGGGCGACGTCGACCCGCAGGCCGCCGCGCTCACCGTGCGCCAGACCAAGTTCCACAAGTCCCGCCGCCTGCCGCTTCATTCGAGTACGGTACAGGAACTCGAGCTGTACCGGCAAGCGCGAAACCGATGCCAGAGCACCGAGGACAGCGCCCCGTTCTTCGTTTCGCACGATGGTGGATATCTGCCCACGCGCACGGTAGAGAACGTCTTCCGGCGGCTGCAACCAGGACTGGGCTGGCGCGCCCGCGGCGACCATCCGTATCCCCGGATCCACGATCTGAGGCACACGATGGCGGTGCGGCGCCTGCAGCGCTGGCGCGAATCTGGTCAGTCCATCGACCACGCGATGTTCTGGCTGTGCACCTACTTGGGCCACGCCAAGATCTCCGACACCTACTGGTACCTGTCCGGCATTCCGGAGTTGATGGACACCATCGGCGCGCGGTTCGAGCGCTTCGTCGGCGTCGTCGAGCAAGGGGGCGAGTGA
- a CDS encoding tyrosine-type recombinase/integrase — MDAFEFLTEPAAARLRASAFAPFVQPFWDRLSEQRYAPGTARQYMNCVAHFAHWSRRRRFALQSLNQHVVAFIDEHLPRCTCAAPVQRSRNQVRAALQHLKAVVCASGVQQDDRPGNPVDEQLLRFDDHLLHAKGLAGSTRLRRLAIVRALLSMTSNSTTPSAEELRQFLAQELSRVSAASGGVTATAVRSYLGFRAFEGDRVEHLLPVVAAPAHWRLAPLPQTLAPDEVNRLLAAFPADLPSRLRCYALVRCVVDLGLRSSEAIALELDDIDWVAGTVRIVGSKSRRADVLPLPQLTGAAIADYVRSERRPQTTSRRVFVRHVAPVDEPVAADVVRRAVRQAYRRAGLPYTRVHILRHTLASRLLNTGGTLKEVADVLRHRELDTSLIYAKVDFGRLLAVAMPWPGSRP; from the coding sequence ATGGATGCCTTCGAATTCCTCACGGAGCCGGCCGCGGCTCGACTTCGAGCCAGCGCCTTTGCGCCGTTCGTTCAGCCGTTCTGGGATCGACTGTCTGAGCAGCGGTACGCGCCTGGTACTGCTCGCCAGTACATGAACTGCGTTGCCCACTTCGCCCACTGGTCAAGACGACGGCGCTTCGCCCTTCAGAGCCTCAATCAACACGTCGTTGCCTTCATCGACGAACACCTGCCTCGCTGCACCTGCGCTGCCCCGGTGCAGCGCAGCCGCAACCAGGTCCGCGCGGCTCTGCAGCATCTGAAGGCTGTTGTCTGCGCTTCGGGCGTCCAACAGGACGATCGTCCTGGCAACCCGGTCGATGAGCAATTGCTGCGCTTCGACGACCACCTGCTGCACGCCAAGGGACTCGCTGGCAGCACGCGCCTTCGGCGCTTGGCGATCGTTCGCGCGTTGCTGTCCATGACCTCGAACTCGACGACGCCGTCGGCCGAGGAACTGCGGCAATTCCTGGCCCAAGAGCTTTCGCGGGTGAGCGCCGCCAGCGGCGGCGTCACCGCGACGGCCGTGCGCAGCTACCTGGGCTTCCGTGCCTTCGAGGGCGATCGCGTCGAGCACCTACTGCCGGTGGTTGCCGCGCCGGCGCATTGGCGTCTTGCACCCTTGCCACAGACGCTCGCGCCCGACGAGGTCAACCGGCTGCTGGCTGCCTTCCCTGCGGACCTACCGTCGCGCCTGCGCTGTTACGCCCTGGTGCGCTGCGTCGTCGACCTCGGACTGCGCAGCAGCGAGGCGATCGCGCTGGAACTCGACGACATCGACTGGGTGGCCGGCACCGTTCGCATCGTCGGGAGCAAATCGCGACGAGCCGATGTGCTGCCGCTGCCGCAACTCACCGGCGCTGCCATTGCTGACTATGTGCGGTCGGAACGCCGCCCCCAGACCACGAGCCGCCGTGTCTTCGTTCGGCACGTGGCGCCTGTCGATGAACCAGTGGCCGCCGACGTCGTCAGGCGTGCCGTGCGCCAGGCGTATCGCCGCGCCGGGTTGCCGTACACCCGGGTGCACATTCTTCGGCACACGCTGGCCAGCCGGCTTCTCAACACCGGCGGCACGCTCAAGGAGGTCGCCGATGTGCTTCGCCATCGCGAGCTGGACACCTCGCTCATCTACGCCAAGGTCGACTTCGGCCGGCTGCTCGCGGTGGCCATGCCGTGGCCCGGGAGCCGGCCATGA
- a CDS encoding IS1182-like element ISThsp1 family transposase: MPTSYRPYEPDQVMLLPAAPQDWLPPGHLAYFIHDTIDTLDLSAFYARYEGGGARNQPFHPAMMVKVLVYGYATGVFSSRKIERRLHEDLAFRMLAAGNFPKHRTIRDFRALHLQEFSDLFVQVVRLAREMGLVKLGTVAIDGTKVKANASRHKAMSYARMQHTEVELKKQIDALLARAKATDEAEAQEPELDIPAEIERREARLDAIRQARQRLEQRQREADAQRGRSDDDDRRPRGPDGKPRRGARFKRDFGVPEDKAQENFTDPDSRIMKRAGGGFDPSYNAQTAVDEAAHIIVAAELDNTAPDANWLLPMIDAIQENLGALPALGLADAGYRSEDNLRDAPIDLVVALGREGKQHAAIDAARLPHTAAMAAKMQTAAGRAAYRKRKWIAEPPNGWIKSVLGFRQFSLRGLERVRAEWKLVCAALNLRRMASLVPA, from the coding sequence ATGCCCACTAGTTACCGCCCCTATGAGCCGGACCAGGTGATGCTGCTGCCGGCGGCGCCGCAGGACTGGCTGCCGCCGGGTCACCTGGCTTACTTCATCCACGACACGATTGACACGCTGGACCTGAGCGCGTTCTACGCGCGCTATGAGGGTGGCGGAGCGCGCAACCAGCCCTTCCATCCGGCGATGATGGTCAAGGTTCTGGTGTACGGCTACGCCACCGGGGTGTTCAGCTCGCGCAAGATCGAGCGCCGGCTGCACGAGGACCTGGCGTTCCGGATGCTGGCAGCAGGGAACTTCCCCAAGCACCGCACGATCCGGGATTTCCGTGCGCTGCACCTCCAGGAATTCTCGGACCTGTTCGTGCAGGTCGTGCGCCTGGCGCGCGAGATGGGTCTGGTCAAGCTGGGCACGGTGGCCATCGACGGCACCAAGGTCAAGGCCAACGCGAGCCGCCACAAGGCCATGAGCTATGCGCGCATGCAGCACACCGAGGTCGAACTGAAAAAGCAGATCGACGCGCTGCTGGCGCGCGCCAAGGCCACCGACGAGGCCGAGGCGCAGGAGCCCGAACTCGACATCCCGGCCGAGATCGAGCGGCGCGAGGCGCGACTCGATGCGATCCGGCAGGCGCGCCAGCGGCTGGAACAGCGTCAGCGTGAAGCCGACGCGCAGCGTGGTCGCAGTGACGATGATGATCGCCGTCCCCGGGGGCCGGATGGGAAGCCGCGGCGCGGTGCGCGGTTCAAGCGCGACTTCGGCGTGCCCGAAGACAAGGCGCAGGAGAACTTCACCGACCCGGACAGCCGCATCATGAAGCGCGCCGGCGGCGGCTTCGACCCCAGCTACAACGCGCAGACGGCGGTGGACGAGGCTGCGCACATCATCGTGGCTGCGGAACTGGACAACACGGCACCCGATGCCAACTGGCTGCTGCCGATGATCGATGCGATCCAGGAGAACCTGGGCGCGCTGCCCGCGCTGGGTCTGGCCGACGCGGGCTATCGCAGCGAGGACAACCTGCGCGATGCGCCGATCGATCTGGTTGTGGCCTTGGGGCGCGAAGGCAAGCAGCACGCGGCCATCGATGCCGCGCGGCTGCCGCACACCGCGGCCATGGCCGCGAAGATGCAGACCGCCGCGGGACGCGCCGCCTATCGCAAGCGCAAGTGGATCGCCGAGCCGCCCAACGGCTGGATCAAGAGCGTGCTGGGGTTCCGCCAGTTCAGCCTGCGCGGCCTTGAGCGTGTACGCGCCGAGTGGAAACTCGTCTGCGCAGCACTGAACCTCCGGCGGATGGCCTCGTTGGTTCCCGCCTGA
- the istA gene encoding IS21-like element ISThsp2 family transposase — MDMIGKIRRMHFRQNKSVREIARSTGLSRNTVRTWLRQPGDVVPRYAARRTQPSRKLAPYVEWLRQAVAIDAQRPKAQRRTARALHAELKRQGYDGAYSRVTDLLRAWRQADGTSAVHAFVPLTFALGEAFQFDWSEESMVVGGVPYRVQVAHVKLCASRAFWLGAYPSQGHEMLFDAHTQAFAAFGGVPHRGIYDNMKTAVDKVHPRKKRDVNARFAAMCSHYLFDPDFCNVASGWEKGVVEKNVQDSRRRVWIEALSTPWRSFAELNAWLAMRCRGLWQEIFHPEFSQFTVAEMLEHEQPHLMPMPTAFDGYVDNTVKVSSTCLVAMAGNRYSVPCELAGRRVSTRVYPTEVVVVHDGVCVARHARLANRGQTTYDWQHYVPLIQRKPGALRNGAPFADLPQPLQQLRQALLRQDGGDRLMAQVLALVPASGLEAVLVAAALVLEATAPSGRISVEHVVNVMGRLQTGPQPAQVTTALTMADPPRADTARYDRLRVTDEERDHA, encoded by the coding sequence ATGGACATGATTGGCAAGATCCGGCGGATGCATTTCCGCCAGAACAAATCCGTTCGAGAGATTGCCCGCAGTACGGGGCTGTCGCGCAACACGGTGCGTACCTGGCTACGCCAGCCGGGCGATGTCGTACCGCGGTACGCGGCGCGGCGAACACAACCCTCGCGCAAGCTCGCGCCCTATGTGGAGTGGCTCCGGCAGGCCGTGGCCATTGATGCGCAGCGTCCTAAAGCGCAGCGGCGCACGGCCAGGGCATTGCATGCCGAGTTGAAGCGACAAGGCTATGACGGCGCCTACAGCCGCGTCACCGATTTACTGCGCGCTTGGCGACAGGCCGATGGCACGAGCGCTGTGCACGCCTTCGTGCCCTTGACGTTTGCGCTGGGCGAAGCCTTCCAGTTCGACTGGAGTGAAGAGAGCATGGTGGTGGGCGGCGTGCCGTACCGCGTGCAGGTTGCCCACGTCAAGCTGTGCGCCAGCCGTGCCTTCTGGCTGGGGGCCTATCCCAGCCAAGGTCACGAGATGCTGTTTGACGCCCATACCCAGGCGTTTGCCGCCTTCGGCGGAGTGCCGCATCGCGGCATCTATGACAACATGAAGACAGCCGTCGACAAAGTGCACCCGCGCAAGAAGCGCGACGTCAACGCGCGCTTTGCGGCGATGTGCAGCCACTACCTGTTCGACCCCGACTTCTGCAACGTCGCTTCCGGTTGGGAGAAGGGGGTGGTGGAGAAGAACGTCCAGGACAGCAGGCGACGTGTGTGGATTGAGGCCCTGTCGACGCCCTGGCGCTCCTTTGCCGAACTCAATGCCTGGCTGGCCATGCGCTGCCGTGGCTTGTGGCAGGAGATCTTCCATCCCGAGTTCAGCCAGTTCACCGTGGCCGAGATGCTCGAGCACGAGCAGCCGCACCTCATGCCCATGCCCACAGCGTTCGACGGCTATGTGGACAACACGGTCAAGGTCAGCAGCACCTGTCTGGTGGCCATGGCTGGCAATCGTTACTCCGTGCCCTGTGAACTCGCCGGGCGGCGGGTGAGCACCCGGGTGTATCCCACCGAGGTGGTCGTGGTGCATGACGGCGTGTGTGTGGCCCGCCATGCGCGGCTGGCCAACCGGGGACAGACCACCTACGACTGGCAGCACTATGTGCCGCTGATTCAACGCAAACCCGGGGCGTTGCGCAACGGCGCGCCGTTTGCCGATCTGCCCCAGCCCTTGCAGCAACTGCGCCAGGCGCTGCTGCGGCAAGACGGGGGCGACCGGCTCATGGCCCAGGTGCTGGCGCTGGTGCCCGCATCCGGGCTGGAGGCGGTCCTGGTGGCCGCTGCGCTGGTGCTGGAAGCCACGGCCCCGTCCGGGCGCATCAGCGTGGAGCATGTGGTCAACGTGATGGGGCGCTTGCAGACCGGCCCCCAGCCCGCCCAAGTGACCACGGCCTTGACGATGGCCGATCCACCCCGCGCCGACACGGCCCGCTATGACCGCCTGCGGGTGACTGACGAGGAGCGAGATCATGCGTGA
- the serS gene encoding serine--tRNA ligase, whose translation MLDITLLRKDLPHVIARLETRQCPQPFLDVARFEALEAERKTLQKQTEDLQARRNLLSKQIGQAKAKGEDVAPIMEEVGHIKTTLEADAARLDALQAELQGLLMAVPNLPAADVPVGADETQNVELRRWGTPRTFEFPVRDHVDVGADLGLDFEAAARISGSRFAVLRGPIARLHRALAQFMLDVHTTEHGYTEAYVPYIVSAQALRGTGQLPKFEEDLFPVKHGEGESHYLIPTAEVPLTNLVRDQIVDAVQLPLRFVAHTPCFRSEAGSGGRDVRGLIRQHQFDKVELVWVTRAEESATALEQLTAHAESILQRLQLPYRTIVLCTGDMGFGSARTHDIEVWLPAQNTYREISSCSNMEAFQARRMQARYRAESGKTELAHTLNGSGLAVGRTLVAILENYQRADGGIDIPQALQPYMGGLTQIEPRA comes from the coding sequence ATGCTCGACATCACCCTGCTGCGCAAAGACCTGCCCCACGTCATCGCCCGGCTCGAAACCCGTCAGTGCCCTCAGCCCTTCCTCGATGTGGCCCGCTTTGAAGCCCTCGAAGCCGAGCGCAAAACCCTGCAGAAACAAACCGAAGATCTGCAGGCGCGGCGCAACCTGCTCTCCAAGCAGATCGGGCAGGCCAAAGCCAAAGGCGAGGATGTCGCGCCGATCATGGAAGAGGTCGGCCACATCAAAACCACGCTGGAAGCAGACGCCGCCCGGCTCGACGCCTTGCAAGCCGAACTGCAGGGACTGCTCATGGCCGTTCCCAATCTGCCCGCGGCCGACGTGCCCGTCGGCGCGGATGAGACGCAGAACGTCGAGCTGCGCCGATGGGGCACCCCGCGCACGTTTGAATTCCCGGTGCGCGACCACGTCGATGTCGGGGCAGACCTCGGGCTGGACTTCGAGGCCGCTGCGCGCATCTCCGGTTCGCGTTTTGCCGTGCTGCGCGGGCCGATCGCCCGCCTGCATCGGGCCCTTGCCCAGTTCATGCTCGACGTTCACACCACCGAACATGGCTACACCGAAGCCTACGTGCCTTACATCGTGTCGGCGCAAGCGCTGCGCGGCACGGGGCAGCTCCCTAAATTCGAGGAAGACCTCTTCCCCGTGAAGCACGGAGAGGGCGAGAGCCACTACCTCATTCCCACAGCCGAAGTGCCGCTGACCAATCTGGTGCGCGATCAGATCGTCGATGCCGTCCAACTGCCGCTGCGCTTTGTGGCGCATACGCCGTGCTTTCGTTCCGAGGCCGGGTCGGGCGGGCGGGACGTGCGCGGCCTCATCCGCCAACACCAGTTCGACAAAGTCGAGCTCGTCTGGGTGACGCGGGCAGAAGAATCGGCCACCGCGCTGGAACAACTCACCGCCCACGCCGAGAGCATCCTGCAACGCCTGCAATTGCCCTATCGCACCATCGTCCTCTGCACCGGCGACATGGGTTTTGGCAGCGCGCGCACTCACGATATCGAGGTCTGGCTCCCGGCGCAAAACACCTACCGCGAAATTTCGTCCTGCTCCAATATGGAAGCGTTCCAGGCCCGCCGCATGCAGGCGCGCTATCGCGCCGAGAGCGGCAAGACGGAACTCGCGCACACCCTTAACGGCTCCGGCCTGGCAGTTGGTCGCACGCTCGTGGCGATCCTCGAAAATTACCAACGCGCTGACGGGGGTATCGACATTCCCCAGGCGCTCCAGCCCTACATGGGAGGACTGACCCAGATCGAGCCGCGTGCCTGA